The DNA window GCACGGTCGTCGAGATTCCGGTGCCCAAAGGGGTGATTCGTTACGAGATTCTCAGCATCCGTTACGACGAAGGGTAGGCGGTCGCGGGACGGCCAGCGATTGACGACGACCAGGGCGGCGCGCGGGATTATCGATGCGTCGCCCATTCTGGATTAATGGGCAGGCATCGAAGGCAAGTCGTCTTTCTGGTGTCTGCTCTTGCTCGAAACGACGAGTCATTTAGTCTTCGTCGTCGTCTTCTTTGGCGTCCATGCCGAGCTGTTTCATTTTGCGGTACAGGTTGGAACGGTGCAGGCCAAGCCGCCTGGCGGCTTCGGTCATGTTGCTGCGGGCGCGCTCGATGTGGCGTTTGATGTATTCGATCTGAAACTGCCGCGTGGCTTCGTTCAGCTCGGTATCCAGCGACAGCAGGGACGGCTCCTGTTTGCCGGGCGACAGGATGAAGTTCAGGTCGTCGGCGTCGATTTTGTCGTCCTGGGTCAGATAGGCCAGACGCTCCATCAGGTTGCGCAGTTCGCGAACGTTGCCGGGCCAGCCATGCCCCAGCATGCGTTTGCGGGCGGCGGCGGTGAAACGGGGCATTTTGCGGCGTGCTTTGGCGCAGAAGTCGCGCAGGAAATGCTCCGCCAGCAGGATGACGTCGTCGCCCCGGTCGCGGAGGGCCGGCAGTTCGATCGTGACGACGCACAGGCGAAAGTAAAGGTCCTCGCGAAAGCGTTTCTCGCGGACCATCGTCGCCAGGTTCTGGTTGGTCGCCGCAATCACGCGGGCGTCGGTATGGATCGGCTGCGAACCGCCGACGCGCACGACGACTTTTTCTTCCAGGACGCGGAGCAGTTTGGCCTGCCCGCTGAGGCTCATGTCGCCGATTTCGTCGAGGAACAGCGTCCCGCCTGAGGCCAGTTCGAACTTGCCGCTGCGGCGTTCGTGGGCGTCGGTGAAGGCGCCTTTCTCGTGGCCGAAGAGTTCGCTTTCCAGCAGGGTGTCGGGCAGGGCGGCGCAGTTGACGGCAATGAACGGCTCATTCCGGCGGCGGCTCAGGTAGTGCACTTGCTGGCTGATGACTTCCTTGCCGGTGCCGTTTTCGCCCAGGATCAGCACGGCCAGTTCGGTGTCGGCGACCCGTCGCACGGTGGAGCGGAGCGCGTTGACGGCGGCGCAATCGCCGATCATTTTCACGCTTTTGGCGGCCTGTTCGGCCATTTGATTACGGGAGTTCAGCAGTTGCTCGTACTGCTGGGAATTTTCCAGGGCGATGGCGGCGTGCGACGCCAGTTCGACCAGGGCCGCTTCGTCCTCGTCGCTGAAAGAGCCTTCGATCTTGTTGATCATTTCAAAGGCGCCCAGCATGTGTCCGTCGGAGTTCCGCAGCGGGATGCAGAGCAGGGAGCGGGTCTGGAAGTTGTGTTTCTGGTCGACGCTGCGGTCGATTTCGCGCTGTTCGTCGTCGCGGTCGGCGTCGACCCGGCGGGACTCGCCCGACTGGATCACCTGGCCGACAATGCCGGAATCATCGGGGATGCGCAGCTCCTCGCTGTCGACGCCCAGCGCGGGGCGGGCGACGAGCGTGCGGTTGGGCTGGTCCCAGAGAAAAATGCTGGCGCGTTCGGCTTCCAGCAGGCGGGTCGAGGTCTCGGCCATCTGCTTGAGCAGGTCGCCCATTTCCAGGGTCTGGCGCCACTGACCGGCGATTTCCAGAATCGCTTCCAGCCGCCGGATGCGGCGACGCCCTGCGGTTCGTTCGCGGACATCGGACAGGGCCGCATTGAGCAAAGCCGCATGCGAATCGATCGCCTCCCGGGGCGCGCGGGCTTGCACCTGGTACGCGGTCAGGATCTGCCCGCGGGTGGACCGTTGCTCCAGCGGGGCCGCCAGCCAGTCGCCGGCGGTGACGGCCTGGTCGCGGTCCAGTGCGTCGCTGAGCAGATCAAACGGCAACGGCTGCTGGGGCCCGGCCTCGGCCAGCACCCGCCACTTGCCGCGTCGTCCTTGCGACAACGCCAGGTAACGGCAATCGAGCGAAGCCAGCAGCAAAGGCAGCGCCTGGCGCAGGTAGTCTTCTTCGGTATCGGCGAGCGTCGCCAGATAAATGGCCCGGGTCGACAGCTCCATCGCGTCGGGATGCGCGGCAAACCGAGCGTATTCTTTTGTGGTGGTCATATCGCGTCCCCCTCCAGGTCGGCACGCCATGCTACTCCATCCCAAGGGCGATGAGAAGTAAACGCAGGCCTGCTTCCTTTTTCCCCGATCATCCACGGTCGCCCCGGACGCGAACATACCGTCGCGGCGAGTCGTTCTTCCCGCCACGAGCGCGGGCGTCCTTGCTGCGCATCGCTGGGCGACGCGCTAACTAGGAGTTCTCCGCCAGCGCGGCGGCGATCCGGTCGCGGATCACCTGCCCCAGTAACGGATGCAAACCGAGCGGTTCCGTCACCACGTACGGCACGTCGGGGCGCCGGGCGGCCGCCTCGGCAGCCAGTCGCGGGATATCTTCGCGCGAGTGGTTGCCCGGCAGCAGAAAGTACGGATGCACCACAATCTGTTCGGCCCCGCGGGCGATGCAACGGTCGAACGCGGTCTGCAGGGTGGGCTCGGCGAGCTCCATGTGGGCCGGTTCGATAATCGTGTAGGGCGAAGACTGGGCGAACATGGCTGCGACTTCCAGCAACATGGCGTTGCTCTCTTCGCGACGGGATCCATGATCGACCAGCACCACGCCGACGGTCGGGTCGGTTGTCATTGGGCTCGCTCTAATTGGCTGCGTTTGAGGGTCAACTTGTACACTTCCTCGTCATCGATCGTGATGCAGCGAAAGGTAACTTCAGGATCGGCCAGCTCGGTGTTGAAGGTCAAGAGACCATAAAAGTTCCCCTCGTTGTACGAGAAAATTGCGGCGGGCCGGGTCGGATGCGTGTGGTGGTTGGTCAGCTTCGAGGTTTCAAATTCAAACAGGTCGTAGCCTTTGGGTCGAGCGATGCGGTAGACATCGGTCCGATGGCGATCGGCGGAAAGCAGGATCACGCCGGGGATCGGCTGCTCGTCGATCAGGGTGAACAGCTCTTCTCGTTCTTCACGGGCGCCCCACCAGGAATCGCGTCCGCCTTTGTCGGCTGTTTCCGTCCAGAGCGTGCCGGAGACGATCACCTTGAAGGTCGCCGTCGACTTTTTGAGTTTCTCCAGCAGCCACTTTTTCTGGACCGGCCCCAGCATGGTGCGGGGCTCGCCGTTTTGCGGTTTGAACTCGCGATAGTAGCGGCCGTCGGTCATGAAAAAGTCGATGTCGCCAATGGAGAAATCGAACCAGCATCCGGGCTGTTCGGGGCCGCCGCCGTAGTAGGCGTTGTTCCAGTTTTCCCGGAACACTTTCCAGACCGGCAGCTTCCAGTCCGGTTTGAACGGATCGGGCCCGCCCTGGGTGTCGTTGGCGCCAAAGTCGTGGTCATCCCAGATGGCGTATACGCCGCAGCCGGCCGACATGCGGCGGAACTCGGGCCGCAACTGGCGACGGTAGTAGTACAACCGCTGGCGGCTGCGATGCGTGGGGTCGTCGATGTAGACGTTGTCTCCCAGAAACAGGAAGGCGTCGGGACGGCGTTTGGCGATTGTATCCCAGATATGCTCATGCTCGGGAACCAGCCGCGAACCGCCGCCGAAGGCGACCTGCACCTGGGCCGGCTGGCCCTTGGCTGGCGCAGTGCGGAACACGGCCCGTTCGGGCAGCATGGGCTTGCCGTCGAGCAGCACCTGGTAAGCGTACTCGGTCCGCGGCGCCAGGCCGACCGCTTCGACCACGGCTGTAAAGTCTTTATCGGCCTGGGTCGTGGCGAGAGAGCTCTGCAGCACGGGCTGTTTGTCGTCCTGGGTCGACTGCAGTTCGATCTGGATTTTGGCGGGCCGGATCGTCCGCACCCAGAAGCGGGCCGATGTGTCGGTTACGCAGCCCAGCATGGGACCGCTGAACAGTTCCAGGTGATGCTTCTTCAGCAGGGCCGCCAGTTCGGGCTGCTGGGCGACGGCGGCCAGCGAGGCCTCGGGATCGTCGCCCAGGATGGCTTTGATTAATACCGGTTCCAGTTCGCCCAGCACGGGCGTATCGGCCGGGGTGGGGATAATTTCTTTCGCCGTCGCTGGCGACCAGGCAGCGGCAGCCAGCGCAAGGGCGACGATTGCGGCCCGAAGGTTTGTGCGTTTCATGGTGGGTCCTCAATGGGGGTGAACGTTCGGCTTCATTGTAATCGTCCGCCGGGGCGAATGCTGGCGTTCTCGGCGACAGGCTTTATATTGTGAATCGGAAAGCGCAGCACCCGTCGAGGACGCTGGCGCAGGCTGAAACCAATCGCGGGCAGGCGGCTTCCGCTGGCAATCAAAGGGAAACCGATGGCGACTCGTCGATGTTCGTACTGTGGAGGACGGTTCTCCTCGGCGCAGGACCGCGCTTGTCCGGATTGCGGCCGCGAGGTTCCGCCCGAAACGTTTGACGATCCGTTCCCGCAGGGCGCTTCGCCCCGCGATGGGCATCGCTTGCCGGCGGACTGGATGCCGACGCACGACACCGGGCCGATCAGCAAGGCCAGCATCCGCAATGTACCGGTGAGCGTGCCCCAGATCACCACCCATGCGGTGAAAGCCTGGCGAAGGAACCTGGGTTTACTGCTGGGCGTGTGGCTGGTTGTCTTCGGGATTAACAGCGGGATGGACTACGGACTTCGTCGCCTGGAGCAACAACAGCCTGCCGTCAACCAGCAGCCGCCCGTCCAGCAGCCGGAGCCCCTTGACGAGAACCCGGATCCCCTTGACGAGCCGCCGGGACTGGTGGACGAGCCGCCAGGACCGGAAGTGGAGCCGCCGGCGCCTTTTGACGAGCCGCCGGGGCCGGCTGAGAAGGCGCCGGAGCTTGTCGAAAAACCTTTGCAGCCCGTCGAGCAGCCGCTGGAGCGTGGGGAGGATCCCCGGCCGATGAATCAACCGAAACCTGCCCGGAAGCCGCTGAATCTGCAGGCCTTCAGGATCGACTGGACGAACGCGCTGCTGGTGGGCGTCATCAAGTTTCTCGTGAACGGCGTGAAGGTGTTCCTGGGCGTGGGTCAGACGTTGATCGCCTTGAAAGTGGCTCGCGGCAGGCAGGCGTATTTTACCGACGTGCTGACAGGCGCCTCCCAGACGACGGCTGTGGTGGGAGCGACGCTGATCGCGACGATTCTGCTGATGCTGGCATTCTCCGCCTGCTTCGTGCCGGGCCTGTTCTTGTGCTGGAACTACTGGCCGTTTTACTTTCTGATCGTGGATAAAAAGGCGGGCGTGTTCGATTCTTTCACCACTGCCAGGGAGATCACGAAAAACAACCTGGGCAGCATTATTCTGCTGTGTTTTGTCAGCGCGCTGATTGCGCTGGCAGGGCTGCTCGGCTGCCTGGTGGGGTTTGTGTTTGCCGCCCCGTTGCTGACCGTGCTGTGGGCCACCGCGTATTTAATGATGTCGGGCCAGCTGGCCGCTCCGGGGACGTCGGCCTTTCAGGGATAGCAGCCGGCCGTCGTCAAGGATCAGCCGACTGCATCGAGCCGCTACGCGCCGCGCAGCGGCCTATTCCTTCAGGAACTCGACCTTGCCGGTTTCCATGCCGTACATGGCGCCGACGATGCGGATCTGGCCGTTTTCTTCCATCTCGCTCAGGATGGGGCTGTGTTCGCGAATATACGCCACGGTCAGCAGCACGTTCTTCTCCGCCACCTGCTGCATGAACTTGCCATTGGCGCTCGTCTTGCTGCCTTCTTCTTTCTCAAAGAATTCGACGGCCGGACGGATGTTCTGCAGCATGGGGGTGATGTTTCCCAGCTCGACATTGTCGATCGCTCCCCCGATGGCGCCGCAGTTTTCGTGACCCATGACCAGGATCAGTTTGGCGCCGGCGACTTTGCAGCCGAACTCCATACTGCCCAGGATGTCGGTGTTGGCGAAGTTACCCGCCACGCGCGCCACGAAGATATCGCCGATGCCGCGATCAAACACGTCTTCGACCGGGATCCGGGAATCCAGGCAGGACAGGATCACCGCTTTGGGGAACTGGCCCAGCGACGCTTCCCGCACCAGCTTGGAATGGTCGCGCTGGGTCAGCGTGCCGGCCATAAAGCGGCCATTGCCGTCTTTGAGCATCTGCAGCACTTCATCGGGCTTCAGTTTGTCCCGTTCTTCTCTTGTCAGCACGCGCTCGACCAGCGGTTTGGCGTCGGATCCACCGGCCGCCGGATCCGTTTTGGCGGCAGGGGCCGAGGCGGGCGGTGCACAGCCCAGCGGAAGCAGGCAGGCAACAAGCAGCAAGGCAAGGCGACAGAGCATGAGTGCGATTCCTTTCAAGAGAGAATTGTCGTTCGCGACGAACGACTGCGGTCAGGCAGGGGGTCCGGACTGTCCGTTATCAAAAAGCGGGGCAGCCTGACCGCAGGAAGGCGGAGTGAAACCAAAGCTACAACGACGCAGCCGCGCCTGAAACTTCGGCCCTCCTGGGAACGCAAATCGTACCGAACAAGCGGCAGCGAAGCAAGAGAATGGAGCCTTGTTTGCGGCTCCTGACGCCTCCTGAAGGGACGGCGGTCCTGCTGACAAAACCTGTCAGACTGCGGTGGCGATGCGCGCTCGAATTGACAAGAGGATCTGCGGCGTCTGCCGGAAACGGGGAGGATCGGGGCTGCCCTCAGGGCCGAGGCTACTCCTTGTGAGGAGGCTTCGCCTGGCGATTATGGCCGTACTCTTCCGGCCGCCGGGCTGTTACCCTGATTGTTGGTCGGATCGTGGGCAAAACGCTCCGTGCCGGAGGAGACGGCCGAAAACTTACCACGCCCTCTTCGCCTGCCCGTCCCCTTTACTCCCTGCCCGGTGGTTTCTGGAATGATAAAAGAAACGCTCTCCGCCTGCCGCTCTGGCGCGCTCGCCTGTCTGGCGTTGCTGGTTTCTCTGTCCACGGCCTGGGTGCATGCCGGGGAAGTCGTCGTCGCCCGTCTGCCGGTGGAGCCAGAGACCTGCTATCGACTTCATTTCCAGGTTCCGACTCCTGATCCGTCCGAAGGCGAACCGGCCCAGTGGCTGTTGCGCACTGTTGACGTCCAGGGCGACCGACCTTTTGTCGGTTGCCATGATCAGGCCTGGCAGCAGATCGCGCCGGACCAGAAGGTTTTTACGCACGCCCTGCAAACGATCCCCGGCGCGAAAACGCTGGAACTGGTGGTTCGCAGTGCGGGACAGCCGCCGCAGATTGGCGAGGTAATGCTGGAACCGTACACGCCCGGCGACCTGCTGATCAACGGCCAGTTCCAGGAAGGCCCCGGCAACTTCTCGGGCTGGTCGGAGCACTTGAACTGTCGCTTCCTTGAAGTCGAAGGGAAGACGGCGCTCCAGGTCGAACATAACGGCTATGCCCTGACCGACCGGATCCCCGTGGCCGGCGGGGCCAATTACCGGTTCGACGCCGGCTCCACCATGCCGACGTATCTCCTGGCGTACGACGCCGACATGCAGCTGCTCACGCCGACGCCCTACAACCGACTGCGCGACTTCCGCACGCCGGAAACGGCCGTCTGGCTGCGTCTGCTGTACCAGACCAGCTTCGATCATATTCCCGTCTATCGCACCCGGACGATCACTTCGGTCGGACTGCAGCGGGTTGAGGAAGGGCAGGCGGCCGCCCCGGCCGACGCTCCCGTTTTTCCAGGCGAGATCGTCCTCGCCAGCAATTGCGACCCGCGGGAAGCTTACGCCGCCCGCGAGCTGCAGCACTGGGTCCATGAGATCACCGGCAAGCGGCTGCCGCTGCTGGCCGCCCCTTCAGCGCGCGATAACCTCAAGTTCTTTCTCGGCGCCAGGTGGGCGACGGACTACGAAGACGACCTGAAGTTCCTGGCCGGATCCGACGGTTACGCCGTACGCCGCCAGGGGAATGCCATTTATCTGTTCAGCGCCCATCCCCGCGGTCTGCTGTTTGGCGTGTGTGCGTTCCTGGAGAAGAATACCGACATCATCTGGCCGCGGCCGCATGCGGACTTTGCCGCGATCTTTTCAAAGACGCCGAACCTCGAATTCCCCCAGGCCGACTTTCGATCCCGACCGGCGTTTGCGATTCGCGAGCTGAACTTCCTGGGCGGCGATCGCACGCCCGAGCAGAGCCAGGAGTGGAGCGGCCGTAACGGCGCCAACACGCCGCTGCGACTCGGCCGTGGCTTCCCGTACTTGCGCTGGCTGTCAGGAGCAACGATCGGCGCCGGCGGCGGGTATATCTGGAACTTCCTGGGGCTGGAGCAGGAAGACGAAACGTTGTATCCGCTCGTCAATGGCAACCGCCTGCGCAACATGTGGCGCCAGCCGTGCTATACCCATCCGGGCGTGCCGAAGGTGATGGCCGACTCGGCCCGCGAGATGCTGGAGAGCGTGCCCGGCCGGGAGATTGAGTTCCTCATCTCACGCGTCGGGGACAACTGGGAAGTCTGCAGCTGCCCCGAGTGCATGCAACCGATCGACCTGGCGGACGGCAGCCGCCTGGAGCCGCAGTCGACCAGCAGCCTCAAGGATCGGCTGTTCTTTTCCACGCGGAACTACCTGATGCTCAATCGGATGGCGGAAGATCTGGTCAAGGATTACCCGGATCTCAAGTTGCACACGCACGCCTATATTTTTGCTGCGGAGCCGCCGAAGGTAAAGCTGCATCCGGCCATTGTGCCGCACTTCGCCGCCTATCCGACCAAAGACGAACGCTATCCGATCCTGGAACAAAAGTCGGAAGAAGGCCGCGAGTGGGGCCGCCGCCTGCGGCAGTGGGGCGAAGAGCAGGATGTGAATTTTGGCTTCTTCGGCTACTACTATTCCGACGGCTACAACGCGCTGGCCGATACCGCCGGCCCCGATTACCTGGCCCTGTCCCGCATGGGCGGCATCCATGCACACTGCGAAGGCTATCCGGGCGACGTCGACGCGCTGAACAGCTGGGACTACGAAGGTTCCGAAAAATGGATCATGGCGAAACTGCAGTGGGACCCCAGTCAGGATCCGGCAGCCCTGCGTGAGCAGTACATCCAGCGGACATTCCGCGACGCCGCCGGCCCGATGCGGGCGTTCTATCAGTTGATCAACGCTTCCTGGCACGACCCCAAGAATCCGACCACCGTCAACTGCCACACGCCAGGGAAGGAGATGTTCCAGAAGTTTCTCGTCGATCCGGGACTGGAAAAGCAGGCGCGGGCTCACCTGGTCGAAGCCCAGCAGGTCGCCACCGATCCGCGTTCCCGCAACCTGATTGTTCGGATGCTGGCGAAATTCGACCAGTTCGCCGCCGAACTCAACCGGCTGATCGTGCCGCTCGTTCCCGAATCGACCGAGCAATGGCGGCAGGTCGATTCGCCCCACTGGTACAAGGCCCATCAGGTCGGCGACTTCCAGCGCATCGCCAACTGGCAGCCGCTGCCGGAAAAGGCGGAAACGAAGTACGAAACCAGGATCGCCATGATGCGCGACAAGACGCATCTGTACTTCAAAATCGACGCCTTCACTAGCGACGGCGAACGGGTTAGTCCGCGTTCCAGGGGCGGCTATTTTCCGCAGGGGGACCGGGTCGAAATCGTACTGCGCTGCGACTCGGCGACTTACTATCTGGCCCTGGGCGAAGACGAAAGAGAGTACATGCTGAAGAACTGGAGCACGACCCATCCCTGGCGTAACCAGGTGCAGGTCCGTTTTGAGCAGGCCGAGGGACTCTGGACCGCACTCGTGGCCGTGCCGCTGCGCGATCTGGAAGCGACGCCAGGCAAGAGCGATATCGATGTGAAGTTCGGCCGCGTCGCCCATCCCCATACGCCGGCCCGGGAGGAAAGCACCCTCGACGGCAGGAGCATTTTCGCCAATCACCCGTTGCTGCGCAGCTCGCTCAAGATCGACGAATAATGGCCCGCTCTGACTGCTTCTTTCCCGCCGTCTCCGTACGACCTCTCTCCGCGAACCGCCGAACAGGAACCTGATGAAAACGATCCCCCTCGCGGCAGCCTGCACGATCGCCACGCTCTCCCTGCTGCTGGCGGCGGCCCCGGCAGACGCCCAGGCTTTGCTGGATATTACTTTCGAAGGCGACGACGTTGCCCAACACTTCGACCCCCTGGTGAACGGTGCATTGCTGGGCCCGGTTCGTGGAGCCCTGACCATCAATTCCCAGGTGGATCGGCAAACGCTGAAGCCTGTCCCCGTGCAGCCGCTGGGGAAATACAAACTGACCGTGCGTGCGGCCGCCAACAATAGCGACACGGTCGAGACGAACGACCGCATTGCGGAGATTCTGGAAAGAAGCGGCGGCCGCAGCTTCGCCGCCTGTGAGCTGGAGTTCCTTGATGCGGACGGCAAGCCGACGTCGTTCCTGCTGTACGGTCGGGTGAAGATCGAAACACAGGGCCTGGCTCTCGTCTCGGGCGACTTCCACGACTTTGTCACCGTCTTTTATGCACCGCCCGCGGCCGCTTCTCTGCGGCTGGTTCTGGAGTCGCGGAAGGAGCGACTGTTCCTCGAACGCCTGGT is part of the Lignipirellula cremea genome and encodes:
- a CDS encoding DUF4838 domain-containing protein, which codes for MIKETLSACRSGALACLALLVSLSTAWVHAGEVVVARLPVEPETCYRLHFQVPTPDPSEGEPAQWLLRTVDVQGDRPFVGCHDQAWQQIAPDQKVFTHALQTIPGAKTLELVVRSAGQPPQIGEVMLEPYTPGDLLINGQFQEGPGNFSGWSEHLNCRFLEVEGKTALQVEHNGYALTDRIPVAGGANYRFDAGSTMPTYLLAYDADMQLLTPTPYNRLRDFRTPETAVWLRLLYQTSFDHIPVYRTRTITSVGLQRVEEGQAAAPADAPVFPGEIVLASNCDPREAYAARELQHWVHEITGKRLPLLAAPSARDNLKFFLGARWATDYEDDLKFLAGSDGYAVRRQGNAIYLFSAHPRGLLFGVCAFLEKNTDIIWPRPHADFAAIFSKTPNLEFPQADFRSRPAFAIRELNFLGGDRTPEQSQEWSGRNGANTPLRLGRGFPYLRWLSGATIGAGGGYIWNFLGLEQEDETLYPLVNGNRLRNMWRQPCYTHPGVPKVMADSAREMLESVPGREIEFLISRVGDNWEVCSCPECMQPIDLADGSRLEPQSTSSLKDRLFFSTRNYLMLNRMAEDLVKDYPDLKLHTHAYIFAAEPPKVKLHPAIVPHFAAYPTKDERYPILEQKSEEGREWGRRLRQWGEEQDVNFGFFGYYYSDGYNALADTAGPDYLALSRMGGIHAHCEGYPGDVDALNSWDYEGSEKWIMAKLQWDPSQDPAALREQYIQRTFRDAAGPMRAFYQLINASWHDPKNPTTVNCHTPGKEMFQKFLVDPGLEKQARAHLVEAQQVATDPRSRNLIVRMLAKFDQFAAELNRLIVPLVPESTEQWRQVDSPHWYKAHQVGDFQRIANWQPLPEKAETKYETRIAMMRDKTHLYFKIDAFTSDGERVSPRSRGGYFPQGDRVEIVLRCDSATYYLALGEDEREYMLKNWSTTHPWRNQVQVRFEQAEGLWTALVAVPLRDLEATPGKSDIDVKFGRVAHPHTPAREESTLDGRSIFANHPLLRSSLKIDE
- a CDS encoding sigma-54-dependent Fis family transcriptional regulator — its product is MTTTKEYARFAAHPDAMELSTRAIYLATLADTEEDYLRQALPLLLASLDCRYLALSQGRRGKWRVLAEAGPQQPLPFDLLSDALDRDQAVTAGDWLAAPLEQRSTRGQILTAYQVQARAPREAIDSHAALLNAALSDVRERTAGRRRIRRLEAILEIAGQWRQTLEMGDLLKQMAETSTRLLEAERASIFLWDQPNRTLVARPALGVDSEELRIPDDSGIVGQVIQSGESRRVDADRDDEQREIDRSVDQKHNFQTRSLLCIPLRNSDGHMLGAFEMINKIEGSFSDEDEAALVELASHAAIALENSQQYEQLLNSRNQMAEQAAKSVKMIGDCAAVNALRSTVRRVADTELAVLILGENGTGKEVISQQVHYLSRRRNEPFIAVNCAALPDTLLESELFGHEKGAFTDAHERRSGKFELASGGTLFLDEIGDMSLSGQAKLLRVLEEKVVVRVGGSQPIHTDARVIAATNQNLATMVREKRFREDLYFRLCVVTIELPALRDRGDDVILLAEHFLRDFCAKARRKMPRFTAAARKRMLGHGWPGNVRELRNLMERLAYLTQDDKIDADDLNFILSPGKQEPSLLSLDTELNEATRQFQIEYIKRHIERARSNMTEAARRLGLHRSNLYRKMKQLGMDAKEDDDED
- a CDS encoding CbiX/SirB N-terminal domain-containing protein, with the translated sequence MTTDPTVGVVLVDHGSRREESNAMLLEVAAMFAQSSPYTIIEPAHMELAEPTLQTAFDRCIARGAEQIVVHPYFLLPGNHSREDIPRLAAEAAARRPDVPYVVTEPLGLHPLLGQVIRDRIAAALAENS
- a CDS encoding alkaline phosphatase D family protein; translated protein: MKRTNLRAAIVALALAAAAWSPATAKEIIPTPADTPVLGELEPVLIKAILGDDPEASLAAVAQQPELAALLKKHHLELFSGPMLGCVTDTSARFWVRTIRPAKIQIELQSTQDDKQPVLQSSLATTQADKDFTAVVEAVGLAPRTEYAYQVLLDGKPMLPERAVFRTAPAKGQPAQVQVAFGGGSRLVPEHEHIWDTIAKRRPDAFLFLGDNVYIDDPTHRSRQRLYYYRRQLRPEFRRMSAGCGVYAIWDDHDFGANDTQGGPDPFKPDWKLPVWKVFRENWNNAYYGGGPEQPGCWFDFSIGDIDFFMTDGRYYREFKPQNGEPRTMLGPVQKKWLLEKLKKSTATFKVIVSGTLWTETADKGGRDSWWGAREEREELFTLIDEQPIPGVILLSADRHRTDVYRIARPKGYDLFEFETSKLTNHHTHPTRPAAIFSYNEGNFYGLLTFNTELADPEVTFRCITIDDEEVYKLTLKRSQLERAQ
- a CDS encoding carbonic anhydrase family protein, whose product is MLCRLALLLVACLLPLGCAPPASAPAAKTDPAAGGSDAKPLVERVLTREERDKLKPDEVLQMLKDGNGRFMAGTLTQRDHSKLVREASLGQFPKAVILSCLDSRIPVEDVFDRGIGDIFVARVAGNFANTDILGSMEFGCKVAGAKLILVMGHENCGAIGGAIDNVELGNITPMLQNIRPAVEFFEKEEGSKTSANGKFMQQVAEKNVLLTVAYIREHSPILSEMEENGQIRIVGAMYGMETGKVEFLKE